A part of Candida albicans SC5314 chromosome 2, complete sequence genomic DNA contains:
- the ILV1 gene encoding threonine ammonia-lyase (Putative threonine dehydratase; regulated by Gcn4 and Gcn2; induced by amino acid starvation (3-AT); protein present in yeast exponential and stationary phase cultures; early-stage flow model biofilm induced) — translation MSITRLSSAKLLLSSTSRKLQVLRLNSTTTKPLTPRQKWPELLDSDFIVNSQGEKQPDYVKLILTSRVYDVVDEAGTPLTNAINLSHRCGANIYLKREDLLPVFSFKLRGAYNMIAHLHSNSPQPISGVIACSAGNHAQGVAFSSSKLNIPATIVMPTPTPSIKYTNVSRLGAQVVLYGDDFDSAKQECERLSTEQNLINIPPFNHPYVIAGQGTIALEIARQLRLDKLNAIFVPVGGGGLIAGVAVYLKHIAPHVKIIGVETYDADALNQSLKNSRSVTLEKVGLFADGTAVKVLGDETWRLAKEYVDEVVLVNTDELCAAIKDIFEDTRSIVEPSGALSVAGLKKYIEEHPEIDHRDKTYVPVLSGANMNFDRLRFVSERAVLGEGKEVSLAVTIPEKPGEFARLQKVINPRAITEFSYRYNGEENADIFVSFNVVDKKKEKSSVIAAMENCGFEVVDISENELAKSHGRYLVGGKSQSTKSSNEKIYQFEFPEKPNALFNFLQALRSDWNISLFNYRNHGHDVGKILCAFTLPEGSEEDFQEFLKNVGYTFVDESDNIFYKKFLRS, via the coding sequence ATGTCAATCACTCGACTTTCAAGTGCTAAGCTTTTATTAAGTAGCACGTCACGCAAACTACAGGTATTAAGGTTAAATAGTACAACGACCAAACCCCTTACCCCTAGACAAAAATGGCCGGAACTTTTGGACTCTGATTTCATAGTGAATTCTCAAGGTGAAAAACAACCCGATTATGtcaaattgatattaaCTTCAAGAGTGTACGATGTTGTGGACGAAGCCGGTACACCATTAACCAATGCTATCAATTTATCTCATAGATGTGGTGCCAATATCTATCTTAAAAGAGAGGATTTGTTACCAGTTTTTTCGTTCAAGTTGAGAGGTGCATATAATATGATTGCCCATTTGCATTCAAATTCCCCACAACCTATATCAGGGGTTATTGCTTGTTCGGCAGGAAACCATGCCCAAGGAGTTGCATTTTCTTCGAGTAAATTAAATATCCCAGCCACAATTGTCATGCCTACTCCAACACCTTCTATCAAGTACACCAATGTTTCAAGATTAGGTGCCCAAGTTGTATTGTATGGAGACGATTTTGATTCAGCAAAACAAGAGTGTGAAAGGTTGAGCACAGAGCAAAATTTAATCAACATTCCACCTTTTAACCATCCTTACGTTATTGCTGGTCAGGGTACAATTGCTTTAGAGATTGCTAGACAATTGAGATtagataaattgaatgcCATATTTGTTCCTGTAGGAGGAGGTGGCTTAATTGCAGGTGTGGCAGTGTATTTGAAGCATATTGCCCCTCACGTCAAAATCATAGGAGTAGAAACGTATGATGCCGATGCATTGAACCAGTCTTTAAAGAATAGTCGCCTGGTTACTTTGGAAAAAGTTGGTTTGTTTGCAGATGGTACTGCCGTGAAAGTTCTTGGAGATGAAACCTGGAGATTAGCAAAAGAATATGTAGATGAAGTTGTGCTTGTCAACACTGATGAATTGTGTGCTGCTATTAAGGATATTTTTGAAGACACAAGGCTGATTGTCGAACCTTCTGGAGCATTGTCTGTTGCTGGATTGAAAAAGTACATTGAAGAACACCCAGAGATTGACCACAGAGATAAGACATATGTTCCAGTTTTGTCTGGTGCTAATATGAATTTTGATAGATTAAGGTTTGTTAGTGAAAGAGCAGTTTTGGGTGAAGGAAAAGAAGTCTCATTGGCTGTTACCATTCCTGAGAAACCTGGTGAGTTTGCCAGATTGCAAAAAGTTATCAATCCACGTGCTATCACTGAATTTTCATACAGGTACAACGGTGAAGAAAACGCCGATATATTTGTGTCCTTTAATGTAGTggacaagaaaaaagaaaagtctTCAGTTATAGCAGCAATGGAAAATTGTGgatttgaagttgttgatatttcaGAAAACGAATTGGCAAAATCTCATGGACGTTATTTAGTTGGTGGTAAGTCACAATCTACAAAATCctcaaatgaaaaaatctatcaatttgaattccCTGAAAAACCAAATGCTTTGTTTAACTTTTTACAAGCATTAAGGAGCGACTGGAATATCAGCTTGTTTAATTATAGAAATCATGGACATGATGTCGGAAAAATCTTGTGTGCATTTACTCTTCCTGAAGGATCTGAGGAAGACTTCCAagaatttttaaagaatGTTGGTTACActtttgttgatgaatcTGATAACATcttttacaaaaaattcttgagaagctaa
- the FGR12 gene encoding Fgr12p (Protein lacking an ortholog in S. cerevisiae; transposon mutation affects filamentous growth; flow model biofilm induced), whose amino-acid sequence MVLNFDEELNLQEYTISNQGSKRTRSVKPDNISNILEEAPNEIPNNQSNVDFTNSELEYLTCHSLTAHAFENSEIDVSPAISNQTHQSLRPSFSSEYDTDTTDLIGFVEQNTHHAVTTSNRYNKSSEELVFQESIDYSTFLENVLERENNNSIGNIESSREFDNAAANLFSSENCEHDLLLLQHELQETGIPIEQFQPQSYIYNEENDDFLNQSPAQVNTAATITTTTTSSVSVLSLVKSPCHVTSNYEDFVTSPIYEWPNDESGVSVDLLNTINVRVASLEPKTVSDAVRKTIREEFVIQDMFLNGQSPLPPEIPRSIRKKSDRDVEWTPLSVYKAYTNIKSPTNGKEAYNHLVPYTSCIGTLNYRPKDHAAWKRAPNRRR is encoded by the coding sequence ATGGTGctaaattttgatgaagaattgaatttgcaAGAGTATACAATTTCTAACCAGGGTTCAAAAAGAACTAGAAGTGTTAAGCCTGACAATATTAGTAATATACTTGAAGAAGCACCAAATGAAATACCGAATAACCAACTGAATGTTGACTTTACAAATTCCGAATTAGAGTACCTAACCTGCCACAGTTTAACAGCACATGCGTTTGAAAATAGCGAAATAGATGTATCCCCTGCCATTTCAAACCAAACACACCAGCTGCTAAGGCCATCATTTTCTTCCGAGTACGATACAGACACAACTGATCTTATAGGATTTGTAGAGCAGAACACCCATCACGCAGTTACAACTTCTAACCGCTACAACAAGTCGTCAGAAGAATTGGTATTCCAAGAGAGTATTGACTACTCAACTTTCCTTGAGAATGTCCTTGAAAGggaaaacaacaacagcataGGAAATATTGAATCAAGTAGAGAGTTTGATAATGCAGCAGCAAACTTGTTTAGCTCGGAAAACTGTGAACACGATTTGTTACTACTACAGCACGAATTACAGGAAACCGGTATACCTATTGAGCAATTTCAACCCCAATCTTATATTTACAACGAAGAGAATGATGACTTTCTAAATCAAAGTCCAGCACAAGTCAATACAGCAGCCACCATTACCACAACTACCACGCTGCTGGTTCTGGTTCTACTGTTAGTTAAATCACCTTGTCACGTGACTTCCAACTATGAAGATTTTGTTACTTCACCAATATACGAATGGCCAAATGACGAATCGGGTGTATCAGTTGACCTTTTGAACACAATTAATGTGCGAGTAGCGAGTTTGGAACCGAAAACAGTGAGTGATGCAGTGAGGAAAACAATACGCGAAGAATTTGTTATACAAGACATGTTTCTAAATGGACAATCTCCACTACCACCAGAAATACCCAGATCAATAAGGAAAAAGTCAGATAGAGACGTTGAATGGACTCCCCTCAGTGTTTACAAAGCTTATACAAACATTAAATCGCCTACTAATGGTAAAGAAGCCTATAACCATTTAGTGCCGTATACTTCTTGTATTGGTACGCTAAACTACCGACCAAAAGATCACGCTGCTTGGAAACGGGCTCCTAATAGACGTCGCTAA
- the ECM17 gene encoding sulfite reductase (NADPH) subunit beta (Putative sulfite reductase beta subunit; role in cell wall biogenesis; regulated by Tsa1/Tsa1B in H2O2 stress; Gcn4-regulated; Tbf1-activated; Hap43-repressed; Spider, flow, F-12/CO2 model biofilm induced), whose translation MSLRQEEAIAKVVKNIGGTVFVTQPAKSVESTFTNLFSEKITLLNSNEPYSSVQQYVSQSNDVDNEDAETEVVTVTTDGVTLLKNLPSFSSEVFQTNKIVSHIELNNFDYAIVTALRDLQYPVLVSQTSQEAYTYANLAYNLATKLNTSVFHFFAPTDYQSKKSIKLSEGVLLEKLENLSLDSIVSKFNVKPFEVVNKASSQKDAVLFLGQLNDELVNAANKENALLINIKIYKPFQLQHLLNIIPSSVQTISIVQQSTTPIVTFAPLLLDFFSEYSKYQALKNFTKIVSATFGFVTDYTAAISQLLANTRSDNPKQNLSFGKVNTVLATKSSKKKYEDYLEAVSEAHNLEQAYLKVLQQINSTNLKVLNEFQAANAGLEVNPEFGFGSFLFDQEQQENLVSLVQKSIKENSFHSVDNGKLIELLSQWLVQIQDSGEVENRLPVEIVDLLKTDETTTTARELLALSRHFTTEKNWLIGSDAWSYDLGSSGVHNVITSGKNINMLIIDSEPYSEKSSDKAINGSRKKDVGLYAMNYGDCYVASVAIYSSYTQVLQAFIEAEKFNGPSIVLAYLPYNSELDNTLTVLQETKKAVDSGYWPLYRYNPRVQNEADAFKLDSSNLRKQLSDFLERENKLTLLASKDPLLSRNLTANANTEAKTKQSKIADESFAQLLQGLSGPPLTVAFASDGGNAEAVAKKVNRQALGRGLKSVVLQMDDLSVEDLPTETNVVFITSTSGQGEFPTNGKQFWDGVKNTTDLDLSGIRFSVFGLGDSQYWPRKEDKHYYNKPAKDLFAKLKLYGGVELADIGLGDDQDADGFSTGFNEWIPKIWAALGVDNVEGVEEPKPITNEDMKIGSDYLRGTIVEGLNDQSTGAISAVDQQLTKFHGIYMQDDRDIRDERKAQGLEPAYTFMVRVRLPGGIATPDQYLKMDELADERGNGTLKLTTRATFQLHGVVKHDLKPAIRGMNSALMDTLAACGDVNRNVMVSALPHNAKVHGQVSQIGALISEFLLPKTTAYHEIWLQGDDAGDKPGYREAWENRKEGPTKKKTLVAGNVLADVEPQYGVTYLPRKFKIVITVPPYNDVDVYAHDVGLIAIVEDNEVVGFNVLAGGGMGSTHNNKKTYPRTGSMLGYVSKDQVHIACEKIMLVQRDFGDRTNRKHARLKYTIDDLGVDVFKAKVEELLGYKFDEPRPFKIESNIDYFGWCKDELGYNHFTAFIENGRIENTPELPQKTGLRKIAEFLKSGNRSGEFRLTGNQHILISNVSDQDLDEVKKLLAQYKLDNTDFSALRKSSAACVAFPTCGLAMAESERYLPVLITKLEEALEEYGLRHDSIVMRMTGCPNGCARPWVAEVALVGKAYGAYNLMLGGGHHGQRLNKIYRYSIKEDEILDILKPLFKRWSLERNENEPFGDWCIRAGIIAETTEGKYFHDDIPEDA comes from the coding sequence ATGAGTTTACGTCAGGAAGAAGCTATTGCAAAGGTAGTGAAGAATATTGGAGGTACAGTGTTTGTTACACAACCTGCCAAATCTGTTGAGTCAACATTCACAAATTTGTTCCTGGAAAAAATCACATTgttaaattcaaatgaacCATATTCTAGTGTACAACAATATGTATCGCAATCGAACGACGTTGATAACGAGGATGCTGAAACCGAAGTTGTTACTGTCACCACTGATGGTGTCACTCTTTTGAAGAACTTGCCATCCTTTTCATCAGAAGTTTTCCAAACAAATAAGATAGTTTCTCATATTGAgttgaataattttgattacGCAATTGTTACCGCATTAAGAGACCTACAGTATCCAGTTTTGGTTTCGCAAACGTCTCAAGAAGCTTACACTTATGCCAACTTGGCCTATAACTTGGCCACCAAATTGAATACTTCtgttttccatttttttgCTCCAACTGATTATCAATCAAAGAAgtcaattaaattatctGAGGGAGTTTTGTTAGAGAAGTTGGAAAATTTGTCATTGGATTCCATTGTCTCGAAGTTCAATGTCAAACCATTTGAAGTTGTAAACAAAGCTTCGAGTCAAAAAGATgctgttttgtttttgggTCAGTTAAACGATGAATTGGTTAATGCTGCCAACAAAGAGAATGCCTTGTtgatcaatatcaaaatttacAAGCCTTTCCAATTGCAGCATTTGCTTAATATCATTCCTTCGAGTGTTCAAACAATCTCTATTGTACAACAATCTACCACTCCAATTGTTACATTTGCACCATTATTGCTTGATTTTTTCTCAGAATATTCCAAATATCAAGCTTTGAAGAACTTCACAAAAATTGTGTCTGCAACTTTTGGTTTTGTCACAGATTATACTGCTGCTATTTCACAATTGTTGGCTAACACTAGATCTGATAACCCTAAACAAAACTTATCTTTTGGTAAGGTGAATACCGTATTGGCTACCAAATCttcaaagaagaagtatGAGGATTATTTAGAAGCAGTCTCAGAAGCCCATAATTTAGAACAGGCTTATCTTAAAGTATTACAGCAAATCAATCTGACCAATTTGAAAGTGTTGAATGAGTTCCAAGCTGCTAATGCTGGTCTTGAAGTCAATCCAgaatttggttttggttcctttttgtttgatcaagaacaacaagaaaatttggTTTCATTGGTCCAAAAATCtataaaagaaaactcCTTCCATTCAGTAGATAATGGTAAGTTGATTGAACTTCTTTCTCAATGGCTAGTGCAAATACAAGACAGTGGTGAAGTAGAAAATAGATTGCCAGTCGAAATAGtagatttgttgaaaacaGACGAAACAACTACCACTGCTCGCGAATTGCTAGCTTTATCTAGACATTTCACgacagaaaaaaattggttgattGGTTCTGATGCTTGGTCTTACGATTTGGGGTCATCTGGTGTTCACAATGTGATAACCTCCGGGAAGAACATAAACATGTTGATTATTGATTCTGAACCATATTCAGAAAAATCTTCCGACAAGGCCATTAATGGTTCTCGTAAAAAAGATGTTGGTTTATATGCAATGAATTATGGGGACTGTTATGTTGCCTCAGTTGCCATCTATTCATCTTACACTCAGGTATTACAGGCTTTTATTGAAGCAGAAAAGTTTAACGGTCCTTCAATTGTGTTGGCATACTTGCCATACAACAGCGAATTAGACAATACCTTAACTGTTTTACAAGAGACCAAGAAAGCTGTTGACAGTGGATACTGGCCGTTGTACAGATACAACCCAAGAGTTCAAAATGAAGCCGATGCATTCAAATTGGATTCTTCCAATTTAAGAAAGCAGTTATCAGACTTTTtagaaagagaaaacaaattgactTTGTTGGCATCTAAGGACCCATTGTTGTCTAGAAACTTGACTGCTAATGCTAACACCGAGGcaaaaaccaaacaatCTAAGATTGCAGACGAATCATTCGCCCAATTGTTACAAGGGTTATCCGGTCCACCTTTGACTGTTGCATTTGCTTCTGATGGGGGAAATGCAGAAGCCGTTGCTAAAAAAGTTAATAGACAAGCTTTGGGTAGAGGTTTGAAGTCTGTTGTTTTACAAATGGATGACTTGTCAGTTGAAGACTTGCCTACTGAAACTAATGTTGTTTTTATAACTTCAACATCGGGACAAGGGGAATTTCCTACTAATGGTAAACAATTCTGGGACGGTGTTAAAAACACCACAGATTTGGATTTATCTGGTATCAGGTTTTCTGTTTTTGGTTTAGGTGACTCCCAGTACTGGCcaagaaaagaagacaAACATTACTATAACAAACCTGCCAAGGACTTGTTTGCCAAGTTAAAACTTTATGGTGGTGTTGAATTGGCAGATATTGGATTAGGTGACGACCAAGATGCAGATGGGTTTTCTACTGGTTTCAACGAATGGATTCCAAAGATCTGGGCCGCATTAGGTGTTGACAATGTTGAAGGTGTTGAAGaaccaaaaccaattaCAAATGAAGATATGAAGATTGGTTCAGATTATCTTAGAGGTACGATTGTTGAAGGATTAAACGATCAATCCACTGGTGCCATTTCTGCGGTTGATCAACAGTTGACAAAATTCCATGGTATCTATATGCAAGATGATCGTGATATTAGAGATGAGCGTAAAGCTCAAGGTCTCGAACCAGCTTACACTTTTATGGTGCGTGTTCGTTTACCAGGTGGTATTGCTACTCCAGACCAATACTTGAAAATGGACGAGTTGGCTGATGAAAGAGGTAATGGTACGTTGAAATTGACCACCAGGGCTACTTTCCAATTGCATGGTGTGGTCAAGCACGACTTGAAACCAGCAATCAGAGGCATGAACTCAGCATTGATGGATACATTGGCTGCTTGTGGGGATGTTAACAGAAATGTTATGGTTTCAGCTTTACCACATAATGCTAAGGTTCATGGTCAAGTTTCTCAAATCGGGGCTTTGATTTCTGAATTTTTGTTACCAAAGACAACAGCATATCATGAAATTTGGTTACAAGGTGATGATGCTGGTGATAAACCTGGCTACAGAGAAGCTTGGGAAAACCGTAAAGAAGGACcaactaaaaagaaaacctTGGTTGCTGGTAATGTCTTGGCTGATGTGGAACCACAATATGGAGTCACATATTTACCTAGAAAGTTCAAGATTGTTATAACAGTTCCACCATAcaatgatgttgatgtttaTGCCCATGATGTGGGTTTGATAGCTATTGTTGAAGACAATGAAGTGGTTGGTTTTAACGTTTTagctggtggtggtatGGGTTCTAcacataataataaaaagacATATCCTAGAACTGGGTCTATGTTGGGTTATGTATCCAAAGACCAAGTTCACATTGCTTGTGAAAAGATCATGTTGGTGCAGAGAGACTTTGGTGATAGAACAAATAGAAAGCATGCTAGATTGAAGTATACCATTGATGACCTTGGTGTTGATGTCTTTAAAGCAAAAGTTGAGGAATTGTTGGGCTATAAATTTGACGAGCCAAGACCATTCAAGATTGAATCAAACATTGACTATTTTGGCTGGTGCAAGGATGAATTAGGATACAACCATTTCACTGCATTCATCGAAAATGgtagaattgaaaataccCCAGAATTGCCGCAGAAAACTGGTTTGCGTAAGATCGCTGAATTCTTGAAGTCAGGAAATAGATCAGGAGAATTCAGATTGACTGGTAACCAGCATATTCTTATATCCAATGTTTCTGATCAAGATTTGGATgaagtgaaaaaattgttagCTCAGTATAAATTGGACAATACTGACTTTTCTGCTTTAAGAAAATCTTCTGCAGCATGTGTTGCCTTCCCAACATGTGGTTTAGCTATGGCCGAATCTGAAAGATACTTGCCGGTTTTGATTACCAAGTTGGAAGAAGCTTTAGAAGAATATGGTTTGAGACATGACTCGATAGTGATGAGAATGACTGGTTGTCCAAATGGTTGTGCTAGGCCTTGGGTTGCTGAAGTTGCATTGGTTGGTAAAGCATATGGGGCATACAATTTAATGTTGGGAGGTGGTCATCATGGTCAAAGATTGAATAAGATTTATAGATATTCCATCAAAGAAGATGAGATTTTGGACATTTTGAAACCTTTATTCAAAAGATGGAGCTTGGAAAGAAACGAAAACGAGCCATTTGGTGACTGGTGTATTAGAGCAGGAATCATTGCAGAAACTACAGAAGGGAAATATTTCCATGATGACATTCCTGAAGACGCATAA
- a CDS encoding uncharacterized protein (Ortholog of C. parapsilosis CDC317 : CPAR2_104840, Candida tenuis NRRL Y-1498 : CANTEDRAFT_116070, Debaryomyces hansenii CBS767 : DEHA2F04994g and Pichia stipitis Pignal : psti_CGOB_00085), whose amino-acid sequence MNYTKKQKEAILNHLRLERAKVAKRNEISKKKLADQTSQKVLRRLNGVSVTLWDIKLKDIFQVERSKKLVAKNLVRDVQDMRRKLLLEQKKSPSKTTHTSTT is encoded by the coding sequence ATGAATTATACTAAAAAACAGAAGGAGGCAATATTAAATCATCTTAGATTGGAGAGAGCAAAAGTAGCGAAACGGAATGAAATATCCAAGAAGAAATTAGCAGACCAAACTTCCCAAAAGGTACTACGAAGATTGAATGGAGTCAGTGTAACGTTATGGgatatcaaattgaaagacATATTTCAAGTGGAAAGATCAAAGAAACTAGTTGCCAAAAACCTAGTCAGAGACGTGCAGGACATGAGGCGAAAACTACTACTtgaacaaaagaaaagtcCACTGAAGACAACACACACAAGCACCACTTAA
- the RPN10 gene encoding proteasome regulatory particle base subunit (Putative 19S regulatory particle of the 26S proteasome; macrophage/pseudohyphal-repressed; regulated by Gcn2 and Gcn4; Spider biofilm repressed), with protein sequence MVLEATMIAIDNSEYMRNGDFLTSRYEAQLTATEFIFQNKINSNPENTVGLLAYGGSGPQVLSTLTTDFGKILAGVHETKIQGENNFSSGIQVAALALKHRQNKVQQQRIIIFVGSPIKESEKELEKLAKKMKKNNVAVDIINFGEEGVNTAKLERFQSTINNHDNSHLVTISPGPRLLYEVVASSPILVEDGGFGAGVSGGDMDFFGGAGGAGDIIDPNMDPDLAMALRLSLEEEKARQEREAADRAKAEASTDLEKIDESKEDNNDKDKDVNMEDAK encoded by the coding sequence atggTTCTTGAGGCTACTATGATTGCCATTGACAACTCTGAGTATATGAGGAATGGTGACTTTTTGACATCTAGATATGAAGCACAATTAACTGCAACggaattcatttttcaaaataaaattaattcaaaCCCTGAAAATACAGTCGGATTATTAGCCTACGGTGGTAGTGGTCCTCAAGTATTATCTACCTTGACAACTGATTTTGGTAAAATATTGGCTGGTGTTCATGAAACCAAAATTCAAGGTGAAAATAACTTTTCGAGCGGAATCCAAGTAGCAGCATTGGCATTGAAACACCGTCAAAATAAGGTCCAACAGCAAAGAATCATTATATTTGTTGGAAGCCCTATAAAGGAGTCCGagaaagaattggaaaaattagctaaaaaaatgaagaagaataatgTGGCTGTAGACATCATAAATTTTGGTGAAGAAGGTGTCAACACTGCCAAATTAGAAAGATTTCAGTCAACTATAAATAACCACGATAATTCACATCTTGTTACAATATCCCCAGGGCCCAGATTATTGTATGAGGTTGTTGCTTCATCTCCAATATTGGTCGAGGACGGTGGATTCGGTGCTGGCGTCTCGGGTGGTGATATGGacttttttggtggtgctggtggtgCTGGAGATATCATTGATCCAAACATGGACCCAGATTTGGCAATGGCATTGAGATTATCtttggaagaagaaaaggcAAGACAAGAAAGGGAGGCCGCCGATAGAGCTAAGGCAGAAGCCAGTACGGATTTGGAAAAGATTGATGAAAGCAAAGAAGACAATAACGACAAGGACAAGGATGTCAACATGGAAGATGCTAAATAG